One region of Aquipuribacter sp. SD81 genomic DNA includes:
- a CDS encoding peptidoglycan DD-metalloendopeptidase family protein, which yields MLRTIVGAGSVLLLAVAVLVPTGLPASAGPIVHPDRQEVEDRQEDVERELDSSREELAHVSSQLVAAADRLAGLQSQLPGARQAVAAAEAEAVAARARDAQLAEELVLAEAAVEAAGLELEARTSEADATEEVVGGVAREVYRGAGFNPLSILVEAGSAQDYADMVAFAQVARRSQEQALGRLREQQAEIRNAEARLEAERSRVEDLKAQAAEQVVLTAAAEQNARDAQAALEGLVAEEGQAVAAFEQARAAEEADIATFEAEQDALEVQLAAIAEEERRAEEERQRRLEEERRQAELERQAELQRQAERERQAEADRRAAEERSRNDDAPRADPPRNDPAPAPQPPSSGGGGYLSNPVNARISSLFGYRIHPILGYRKLHTGMDYAAPCGTPVKAAADGRVVSAGWGGGYGNLVVISHGTVEGTSLATAYAHLSRIAAHGGSVERGEVIGYIGTTGSSTGCHLHFETREAGVAVDPRGWL from the coding sequence GTGCTACGCACCATCGTGGGAGCGGGCAGCGTGCTGCTGCTCGCCGTCGCGGTGCTCGTGCCCACGGGACTGCCCGCGTCGGCCGGTCCCATCGTCCACCCGGACCGCCAGGAGGTCGAGGACCGTCAGGAGGACGTCGAGCGCGAGCTCGACAGCAGCCGCGAGGAGCTGGCGCACGTCAGCTCGCAGCTCGTCGCCGCCGCCGACCGGCTGGCGGGGCTGCAGTCGCAGCTTCCCGGCGCCCGGCAGGCGGTGGCTGCGGCCGAGGCCGAGGCGGTCGCCGCCCGTGCGCGCGACGCGCAGCTGGCCGAGGAGCTGGTCCTGGCCGAGGCGGCGGTGGAGGCGGCCGGTCTGGAGCTCGAGGCCCGCACGAGCGAGGCGGACGCGACCGAGGAGGTCGTCGGGGGCGTGGCCCGCGAGGTCTACCGCGGCGCCGGCTTCAACCCGCTCAGCATCCTCGTCGAGGCCGGCAGCGCCCAGGACTACGCCGACATGGTCGCCTTCGCCCAGGTGGCGCGGCGCAGCCAGGAGCAGGCGCTCGGGCGGCTCCGGGAGCAGCAGGCGGAGATCCGCAACGCCGAGGCGCGGCTCGAGGCCGAGCGCTCCCGGGTCGAGGACCTCAAGGCCCAGGCCGCCGAGCAGGTCGTGCTCACCGCAGCCGCCGAGCAGAACGCCCGCGACGCGCAGGCCGCGCTGGAGGGTCTCGTCGCCGAGGAGGGCCAGGCGGTCGCCGCGTTCGAGCAGGCGAGGGCCGCGGAGGAGGCGGACATCGCCACCTTCGAGGCGGAGCAGGACGCCCTCGAGGTGCAGCTGGCCGCGATCGCGGAGGAGGAGCGCCGGGCCGAGGAGGAGCGTCAGCGCCGGCTGGAGGAGGAACGCCGTCAGGCCGAGCTGGAGCGCCAGGCCGAGCTGCAGCGCCAGGCCGAGCGCGAGCGTCAGGCCGAGGCCGACCGTCGCGCCGCCGAGGAGCGGTCCAGGAACGACGACGCCCCACGGGCCGACCCCCCGCGCAACGACCCCGCGCCGGCGCCGCAGCCGCCCTCGAGCGGCGGCGGCGGGTACCTGTCGAACCCGGTGAACGCGCGTATCTCGTCGCTCTTCGGCTACCGCATCCACCCGATCCTCGGGTACCGCAAGCTGCACACGGGCATGGACTACGCCGCCCCGTGCGGCACGCCGGTCAAGGCGGCCGCGGACGGGCGGGTCGTCTCCGCCGGCTGGGGCGGTGGCTACGGCAACCTGGTCGTGATCAGCCACGGGACGGTCGAGGGCACGTCGCTGGCGACGGCGTACGCGCACCTCAGCCGGATCGCCGCACACGGCGGCTCGGTGGAGCGTGGCGAGGTCATCGGGTACATCGGCACGACAGGGTCCTCGACCGGGTGCCACCTGCACTTCGAGACGCGCGAGGCGGGTGTGGCGGTCGACCCCCGCGGGTGGCTCTGA